The Vibrio tubiashii genome includes a window with the following:
- a CDS encoding HD domain-containing protein produces MINKLQSIIHFLQQAEKLKSTLRTAWTESGRQESTAEHTWRLSLLAMLLTDEYPQLDSLKILKLCIIHDLAEAVSGDIPAPLQHRVSNKSELEKQDLLILIAPLKAAQREELLTLWTEYDQMSTDEARLVKALDKIETMLQHNQGQNPSDFDYAFNLTYGQKHTGYDDLTTQLRQLVDVDTLQHVKGSMG; encoded by the coding sequence ATGATCAATAAGTTACAGAGTATTATTCATTTTCTCCAACAAGCGGAGAAGTTAAAATCGACGCTGAGAACCGCTTGGACAGAAAGCGGTCGCCAAGAGAGTACCGCTGAACATACTTGGCGCCTTTCCTTACTGGCGATGTTGCTGACTGACGAATACCCGCAATTGGATAGCTTAAAAATACTCAAGCTGTGCATCATTCATGATCTTGCCGAAGCCGTCAGTGGTGATATTCCAGCGCCGTTGCAACATCGTGTCAGCAACAAAAGTGAGTTAGAGAAACAAGATCTACTGATCTTGATCGCCCCTCTTAAAGCTGCCCAACGAGAGGAACTACTCACTTTATGGACCGAGTATGACCAAATGAGCACAGATGAGGCTAGACTAGTTAAAGCGTTAGATAAGATTGAAACCATGCTTCAGCATAACCAAGGACAAAACCCTAGTGACTTCGATTACGCGTTTAACCTAACCTACGGCCAAAAACACACAGGCTATGATGATTTAACTACACAGCTTAGGCAGTTAGTTGATGTGGATACCTTACAACACGTCAAGGGAAGTATGGGTTAG
- a CDS encoding Crp/Fnr family transcriptional regulator — MEKLANKKLIAAFVSSYSLDRHFSPQLIDSMRLTKLTPGEYLIAQGSRLTKLHLVVEGKLQVEHYERDGNRAVFSIEKAFSVIGDLELFHHQVAQTVSTVKALSDTYILEIPISKVEQFGLCDPAFLRFICRQLSNKLYNSSQLHSNAAFKAVFKVRKYLAYRAESEGLTIRLEKRESIAAMLGVSVRQLNRSLKSLAEQKLIDYKNKSVQVHNIEKLADVSPTEFE, encoded by the coding sequence ATGGAGAAGCTAGCTAATAAAAAACTGATTGCTGCCTTTGTCAGCTCTTATTCATTAGATCGTCATTTTTCACCTCAACTTATCGACTCTATGAGGTTAACCAAACTCACGCCAGGTGAGTACCTTATTGCTCAAGGCAGTCGATTGACCAAACTGCATCTGGTAGTCGAGGGTAAACTTCAAGTCGAACATTATGAGAGGGATGGTAACCGAGCGGTTTTCTCCATCGAGAAGGCGTTCAGCGTGATTGGAGACCTCGAGTTGTTTCATCATCAAGTAGCGCAGACCGTTAGTACGGTGAAGGCTTTGTCCGATACTTATATACTTGAGATCCCGATCAGCAAAGTCGAGCAGTTTGGTCTTTGCGATCCCGCTTTCCTGAGATTCATCTGCCGACAATTAAGCAATAAGTTGTACAATTCATCGCAGCTACACTCCAATGCCGCGTTTAAGGCGGTGTTTAAAGTCAGGAAATATTTGGCGTATCGAGCAGAGTCCGAGGGGCTCACTATTCGACTCGAAAAAAGAGAGTCTATCGCCGCTATGCTTGGCGTTTCAGTTCGCCAACTCAATCGTTCGCTTAAGTCACTTGCAGAGCAGAAACTGATCGATTACAAGAACAAATCGGTGCAAGTACATAATATTGAGAAGCTTGCCGATGTCAGCCCGACCGAGTTTGAATGA